Proteins encoded by one window of Sorex araneus isolate mSorAra2 chromosome 3, mSorAra2.pri, whole genome shotgun sequence:
- the NYNRIN gene encoding protein NYNRIN, translating to MLLSGGEPPAQEWLRVQNKSKPRVQRQRLPLQRIFRVKLSAFQGRPDTSYFWLRLEGPKENLSKAKEYLKGLCSPELWKEVRFPPVLHCVFLGAQGLFLDCLCWSSQAYLVPGAPGSLMVGGLTDSFVLTQNWLEELVGRLRWGSVPLLAPWGAREAEVSRAFGALVWLRADQYAGCLLQLPPAVQELLLSLVRDTAGKEDIIEWLGSVGPSPRPFLLPKQSLALVPAGDSTGPSVQAGAARKGASENSKRLTSPGNARPLPSSSPGQSPQQEATKQLVWVGSRIQGDSEDRAGKEGASQGGGSSQDSANHTQAWSPQRQVQRVEDKLPFPPPPPVSVLGLCPPWKAWPPAPAFGPLWPGAVAATFWRINELHSLHLAWLLSQAYLTFPFWQRPLGPIQLKLPGQTPLPLNLEWKPKELVPLPSVERLDGGPGGEAALPNCPSPETPPKVMSLVVVSGGPEAKDRASPGLPQIEPPLPSAPQTPAGSEPRAPGSGRRDPKGLEGVPVPALPAGQEVPPASERPGSAGAPPAPAVLDAQTVPETPKVPGAAAVPTAPALPSTPAPPTAAHVPAAPMLPAAPTQLADPGAPSALEKPEAAQGVSTAHKAAGGPPASTAAATVPAPAQTLPTQKGPVAEGAPAGRRGPKPPTGPGAQTGAVAPKGPAAPKASRAPQTPVAQKGSPAARPTSDPAKLPSDTPPSPKTSASCPQGPPLSVAKLRPHVEGLLGAWEGTPRPSPRHPQPSSTVTSFQRFHEALNTPFELALSEEPGDQGLRRVVIDGSSVAMVHGLQHFFSCRGIAMAVQYFWNRGHREVTVFVPTWQLKKNRQVRESHFLTKLHSLKMLSITPSQLENGKKVTTYDYRFMVKLAEETDGVLVTNEQLHVLMNNSKKHMVKDRLLPFTFAGNLFMVPDDPLGRDGPTLDEFLKKPNRLDTDVGNFLKVWKTLPPRPAHLTELSDEDAPEPQENPQESVEEIREEERREEQQGEGLEVREPAEQEPAEQEPGEQEPAVQGLAEEDDEGSLLASVFRLECPVLSEELLRCLSLPEAPNGVLDIDLLPGLPSPSLGVPWDGKAPCQQVLAHLARLTIPSNFTALSFFLGFMDSHRDVIPDYEALAGPLHSLLRLKPDWRWEREHELAFLALKRGLVSALCLSAPDAQLPFRLEVLVSQVALTAVVYQERSGQRHPVAYTSKPLLPDEQGQGPQSGGDSPYAVAWALKHFSRCIGDSPVVLDLSYAARPSGGAGGQETSLSPDEWLIRWKLLVQDKGKRTLELTLLQGLLGENRRLTPAAALPRCFQALPPLSDLSTFVCIHMAGYCFSQDDDEWCSGFGLYVLTPSSPPVSLSFSCSPSTPTYAHLAAVACGLERFGQSQLPVVFLTHCSWIFSILWELLPLWQARGFLSSDGAPLPHPDLLAYILALTSGLSALPFVYRTSYRGSLFAVTVDALAKRGAQGDGPRWDLPKDVPSPTVTPRAAGKRPDLLALQLRDSTLADTIAKLQSGQRPPGSSPFGSVYSSLSLDGESGLLMFKGEKRPRVWVVPRQLRRDLIFFVHDLPGGAHQKPEETYKKARLLGWWPGMQEYVRTYCRTCLFCAPQGPAGGELKVIESLWPLRSTAPWAHLQIEVVGPVAASEEGHKHVLIVADPNTRWVEAFPLKPYSHAAVAQLLLQHVFARWGVPVRLEAAQGTQFARHVLVSCGLALGAQVASPSRDLQLPSLSSSGAYWEFKRALREFILLYGRHWASCLPLLHLAFRASSPHATPVQILTGAEGRLAGPLWWEMSGANIQGLHMDSFLRQLTRELLELHWRAADKASEKAENRRLLRESREREWRVGDQVLLLSLPRNGSGAKWVGPFYIGDRLSLSLYRVWGFPTPEKLGCIYPSSLMKAFANRATLLPLKVLEQ from the exons CTCCGGCGCAGGAGTGGCTCCGGGTGCAGAATAAATCCAAGCCCCGCGTCCAGCGCCAGCGGCTGCCGCTGCAGCGCATCTTCAGGGTCAAGCTCAGCGCCTTCCAGGGCCGCCCGGACACCTCCTACTTCTGGCTGCGGCTTGAGGGGCCCAAGGAGAACCTGAGCAAAGCCAAG GAGTACCTGAAGGGCCTGTGCAGCCCGGAGCTGTGGAAGGAGGTGCGCTTCCCGCCCGTCCTGCACTGCGTGTTCCTGGGTGCCCAGGGCCTCTTCCTGGACTGCCTGTGCTGGAGCTCGCAGGCCTACCTCGTGCCCGGGGCGCCCGGCTCCCTGATGGTGGGCGGCCTCACCGACTCCTTCGTCCTCACCCAGAACTGGCTGGAGGAGCTGGTGGGCCGGCTGCGCTGGGGCTCGGTGCCCCTGCTCGCCCCCTGGGGGGCCCGGGAGGCGGAGGTGAGCCGGGCCTTTGGCGCCCTGGTCTGGCTCCGTGCTGACCAGTACGCAGGCTGCCTGCTGCAGCTGCCCCCGGCCGTCCAGGAGCTGCTGCTGAGCCTGGTGCGGGACACCGCGGGCAAGGAGGACATCATCGAGTGGCTGGGCAGCGtgggcccctccccgcgccccttcctcctgcccaagcagagcctggccCTGGTGCCCGCAGGGGACAGCACCGGGCCCTCGGTGCAAGCCGGGGCCGCACGAAAAGGGGCCTCCGAGAACTCCAAGAGACTGACCAGCCCGGGGAACGCCCGCCCGCTGCCCTCCAGCTCTCCCGGCCAGAGCCCACAGCAGGAGGCTACGAAGCAGCTGGTCTG GGTCGGCTCCCGCATCCAGGGTGATTCGGAGGACCGTGCTGGCAAGGAAGGGGCCTCGCAAGGCGGCGGCAGCAGCCAGGACTCCGCAAACCACACGCAGGCCTGGTCCCCGCAGCGGCAGGTGCAGAGGGTGGAAGACAAGCTCCCCTTCCCGCCGCCGCCACCCGTGTCTGTCCTGGGCCTGTGTCCTCCCTGGAAAGCCTGGCCCCCAGCACCGGCCTTTGGGCCCCTGTGGCCGGGGGCTGTGGCTGCCACCTTCTGGAGAATCAACGAACTGCACTCTCTCCACCTGGCCTGGCTCCTGTCGCAGGCCTACCTCACTTTCCCCTTCTGGCAGAGGCCCCTGGGCCCCATTCAGCTCAAGCTGCCGGGACAGACGCCTTTGCCCTTAAATCTGGAGTGGAAGCCGAAGGAGCTGGTTCCTCTGCCCAGTGTGGAGAGACTGGATGGGGGGCCAGGAGGAGAGGCTGCCCTGCCGAACTGCCCAAGCCCAGAGACCCCGCCCAAAGTCATGAGCTTGGTGGTGGTTTCAGGGGGCCCTGAGGCAAAGGACCGAGCTAGCCCGGGACTCCCCCAAATCGAGCCACCTTTGCCCTCTGCTCCCCAGACACCCGCTGGAAGCGAGCCCAGGGCTCCGGGCAGTGGGCGGCGGGATCCTAAGGGGCTGGAAGGGGTTCCTGTTCCAGCGCTGCCCGCGGGGCAAGAGGTGCCTCCCGCCTCAGAGAGGCCGGGGTCCGCGGGGGCGCCCCCAGCTCCGGCGGTCCTGGACGCTCAGACAGTGCCTGAAACTCCCAAAGTGCCTGGGGCTGCTGCCGTGCCCAcggccccagctctgccctcgaCACCAGCGCCGCCTACAGCTGCCCACGTGCCTGCGGCTCCGATGCTGCCCGCGGCCCCCACCCAGCTTGCTGACCCCGGAGCACCTTCGGCCCTAGAGAAGCCTGAGGCGGCTCAGGGAGTGTCCACAGCTCACAAGGCTGCTGGGGGCCCGCCGGCGTCCACGGCGGCTGCCACGGTGCCTGCTCCTGCCCAGACACTGCCCACTCAGAAGGGGCCAGTGGCCGAAGGAGCCCCTGCAGGCCGCAGAGGACCCAAGCCCCCCACAGGGCCTGGAGCTCAGACCGGAGCAGTGGCTCCCAAAGGACCAGCCGCCCCCAAAGCGTCCAGAGCCCCCCAAACGCCCGTGGCCCAGAAGGGATCCCCAGCGGCGAGGCCCACCTCGGACCCTGCCAAGCTCCCGAGCGACACCCCGCCTTCCCCAAAGacctctgcctcctgcccacaGGGCCCCCCGCTCAGCGTGGCTAAGCTCCGACCGCACGTggaggggctcctgggggcctgggaggggaccCCGAGGCCGTCGCCCCGACACCCGCAGCCTAGCAGCACAGTGACCAGCTTCCAGAGGTTCCACGAGGCCCTGAACACTCCCTTCGAGCTGGCCCTGTCCGAGGAGCCGGGGGACCAGGGCCTGCGGCGGGTGGTCATCGACGGCAGCAGCGTGGCCATGGT GCACGGCCTCCAGCACTTCTTCTCCTGCCGGGGCATTGCCATGGCAGTGCAGTACTTCTGGAACCGTGGGCACCGAGAGGTCACCGTGTTTGTCCCCACGTGGCAGTTGAAGAAGAACCGGCAGGTGCGAG AGAGCCACTTCCTGACGAAGCTGCACTCCCTCAAGATGCTGTCCATCACCCCCTCGCAGCTAGAGAACGGCAAGAAGGTCACCACCTACGATTACAG GTTCATGGTGAAGCTGGCCGAGGAGACGGATGGCGTCCTTGTCACCAACGAGCAGCTCCACGTCCTGATGAATAATTCCAAGAAACACATGGTCAAGGACCG ccTGCTGCCCTTCACCTTTGCGGGAAATCTCTTCATGGTGCCGGATGATCCCCTGGGCCGTGATGGCCCCACACTGGATGAGTTTCTGAAGAAGCCAAACAG GTTGGACACTGATGTCGGCAATTTCCTGAAAGTGTGGAAGACtcttcctccccgccctgcccacctCACTGAGCTCAGTGATGAGGATGCCCCGGAGCCCCAGGAGAACCCGCAGGAGTCGGTGGAGGAAATCCGGGAAGAGGAGAGGCGGGAGGAGCAGCAGGGAGAGGGACTGGAGGTACGCGAGCCAGCGGAGCAGGAGCCAGCGGAGCAGGAGCCAGGGGAGCAGGAGCCGGCCGTGCAGGGACTGGCCGAGGAAGACGACGAGGGCTCTCTGCTGGCGTCCGTGTTCAGGCTCGAGTGCCCTGTGCTCTCAGAGGAGCTCCTCCGGTGTCTCAGTCTCCCGGAGGCCCCCAACGGGGTCCTGGACATCGATCTCCTGCCGGGGCTACCTTCTCCCTCCCTGGGTGTCCCCTGGGACGGGAAGGCCCCCTGCCAGCAGGTTCTCGCCCACCTGGCCCGGCTGACCATCCCCAGCAACTTCACCGCCCTCTCCTTCTTCCTGGGGTTCATGGACTCACACCGGGACGTCATCCCGGACTACGAAGCCCTGGCGGGCCCCCTGCACAGCCTCCTCCGACTGAAGCCCGACTGGAGGTGGGAGCGTGAGCACGAGCTGGCCTTCCTGGCCCTGAAGCGCGGCCTGGTGTCCGCCCTCTGCCTCTCGGCTCCCGACGCCCAGCTGCCCTTCCGCCTGGAGGTGCTGGTGAGCCAGGTGGCGCTGACGGCCGTCGTCTACCAGGAACGCTCGGGGCAGAGGCACCCTGTGGCCTATACCTCGAAGCCCCTGCTCCCCGACgagcagggccagggcccccAGTCCGGGGGAGACAGCCCCTACGCGGTGGCCTGGGCCCTCAAGCATTTCTCCCGCTGCATCGGGGACAGCCCCGTGGTCCTGGACCTCTCCTACGCTGCCCGGCCTtcggggggcgccggggggcaGGAGACTAGCCTGAGCCCCGATGAGTGGCTGATCCGGTGGAAGCTCTTGGTGCAGGACAAAGGCAAGCGGACTCTGGAGCTGACCCTGCTGCAGGGCCTCCTGGGCGAGAACCGGCGGCTGACGCCCGCGGCCGCCCTCCCACGCTGCTTCCAGGCGCTGCCGCCCCTCTCGGACCTGTCCACCTTCGTCTGCATCCACATGGCGGGCTATTGCTTCTCCCAGGATGACGACGAGTGGTGCTCGGGCTTCGGGCTCTACGTCTTGacgccctccagccccccagtgtcCCTGTCCTTCTCCTGTTCCCCTTCCACACCCACCTACGCCCACCTGGCTGCCGTGGCCTGTGGCCTGGAGCGCTTCGGCCAGTCCCAGCTCCCCGTGGTCTTCCTCACCCACTGCAGCTGGATCTTCAGCATCTTGTGGGAGCTGCTGCCCCTCTGGCAGGCCCGGGGCTTCCTCTCCTCCGACGGGGCACCGCTACCTCACCCCGACCTGCTCGCCTACATCCTCGCCCTCACCTCCGGCCTCTCGGCCCTCCCGTTCGTCTACCGAACCTCCTACCGTGGCTCCCTGTTTGCCGTGACGGTGGACGCCCTGGCAAAGCGGGGCGCGCAGGGCGACGGGCCGCGGTGGGATTTGCCGAAGGACGTGCCCAGCCCCACGGTGACCCCCCGGGCGGCGGGCAAGCGGCCCGACTTGCTGGCCCTGCAGCTGCGGGACAGCACCCTGGCCGACACCATTGCCAAGCTGCAGAGCGGCCAGAGGCCGCCTGGCTCCTCCCCGTTCGGCTCCGTCTACAGCTCGCTCAGCCTCGACGGCGAGAGCGGCTTGCTCATGTTCAAGGGGGAGAAGAGGCCCCGGGTCTGGGTGGTCCCGAGGCAGCTGCGGCGGGATCTGATTTTCTTCGTGCACGACCTGCCCGGGGGGGCCCACCAGAAGCCCGAGGAGACCTACAAGAAGGCCCGTTTGCTGGGCTGGTGGCCGGGAATGCAGGAGTACGTGCGCACCTACTGCCGGACCTGCCTCTTCTGcgccccccagggccccgcgGGCGGGGAGCTGAAGGTCATCGAGTCCCTGTGGCCGCTCAGGTCCACCGCGCCCTGGGCCCACCTGCAGATCGAGGTGGTGGGCCCGGTGGCGGCCAGCGAGGAGGGCCACAAGCACGTGCTGATCGTGGCCGACCCCAACACCCGCTGGGTGGAGGCGTTCCCCCTGAAGCCCTACTCGCACGCGGCGGTGGCCCAGCTGCTGCTGCAGCACGTGTTTGCCCGCTGGGGCGTGCCCGTGCGCCTGGAGGCTGCCCAGGGCACCCAGTTTGCCCGCCACGTCCTGGTGAGCTGCGGGCTGGCCCTGGGCGCCCAGGTGGCCTCCCCGAGCCGGGACCTCCAGCTCCCCAGCCTGAGCAGCTCGGGCGCCTACTGGGAGTTCAAGCGGGCCCTCAGGGAGTTCATCCTCCTGTATGGCCGGCACTGGGCATCCTGCCTGCCCCTGCTGCACCTGGCCTTCAGGGCCTCCTCGCCGCACGCCACGCCCGTGCAGATCCTCACGGGGGCCGAGGGCAGGCTGGCCGGGCCCCTGTGGTGGGAGATGAGCGGCGCGAACATTCAGGGCCTGCACATGGACAGCTTCCTGCGGCAGCTGACCCGCGAGCTGCTGGAGCTGCACTGGAGGGCGGCCGACAAGGCCAGCGAGAAGGCCGAGAACCGGCGCCTGCTGCGGGAGAGCCGAGagagggagtggagggtgggcgACCAGGTGCTgctgctgtccctccccaggaACGGCAGCGGGGCCAAGTGGGTGGGGCCCTTCTACATCGGGGACCGGCTGAGCTTGTCCCTCTACAGGGTCTGGGGCTTCCCCACCCCCGAGAAGCTGGGCTGCATCTACCCCAGCAGTCTGATGAAGGCCTTTGCCAACCGTGCCACCCTGCTGCCCCTGAAGGTCCTCGAGCAGTGA